From Triticum aestivum cultivar Chinese Spring chromosome 4A, IWGSC CS RefSeq v2.1, whole genome shotgun sequence, a single genomic window includes:
- the LOC123087337 gene encoding alpha-amylase/trypsin inhibitor — translation MATSSVLLPVLLLVAVAGAEAATFTVINKCQYTVWAAAVPAGGGRKLDAGQTWSIDVPAGTTSGRVWARTGCSFDGAGNGRCQTGDCGGKLQCTQYGQAPNTLAEFGLNKYMGQDFFDISLIDGFNVPMSFVPAPGTSGCPKGGPRCPRVITPQCPSELRAAGGCNNACTVFKEDRYCCTGSAANNCGPTDYSRFFKGQCSDAYSYPKDDATSIFTCPGGTNYQVIFCP, via the coding sequence ATGGCCACTTCATCAGTCCTCCTCCCTGTGCTCCTCCTGGTGGCCGTCGCCGGCGCGGAGGCGGCGACCTTCACGGTGATCAACAAGTGCCAGTACACGGTgtgggcggcggcggtgccggcCGGCGGGGGCAGGAAGCTGGACGCGGGGCAGACGTGGAGCATAGACGTGCCGGCGGGCACGACGAGCGGGCGGGTGTGGGCGCGCACGGGGTGCAGCTTCGACGGCGCCGGCAACGGGCGGTGCCAGACGGGGGACTGCGGCGGGAAGCTGCAGTGCACGCAGTACGGGCAGGCGCCCAACACGCTGGCGGAGTTCGGGCTGAACAAGTACATGGGCCAGGACTTCTTCGACATCTCCCTCATCGACGGGTTCAACGTGCCCATGTCGTTCGTGCCAGCACCCGGCACCTCCGGGTGCCCCAAGGGCGGGCCGCGGTGCCCGAGGGTGATCACGCCGCAGTGCCCCAGCGAGCTGCGGGCCGCCGGAGGGTGCAACAACGCGTGCACGGTGTTCAAGGAGGACCGGTACTGCTGCACAGGGTCGGCGGCCAACAACTGCGGGCCGACGGACTACTCGAGGTTCTTCAAGGGGCAGTGCTCCGACGCCTACAGCTACCCCAAGGACGACGCCACCAGCATCTTCACCTGCCCCGGCGGCACCAACTACCAGGTCATCTTCTGCCCATGA